The following proteins are co-located in the Leptospira selangorensis genome:
- a CDS encoding four-helix bundle copper-binding protein, with amino-acid sequence MEQKISRKQILGLGATTMALLASSSVLGHDHGDKKTSKKKKADKISVPGSAIEASSACILKGRVCINMCVDMLAEGHKEMADCLRSVEETVALCDAFVVLSSLGSASTKKLASICLESCERCAVQCDKHADHHEECKACSEACKSCISEFKKLLAA; translated from the coding sequence TTGGAACAGAAAATATCTAGAAAACAAATCCTTGGCCTGGGTGCAACTACCATGGCTCTACTTGCAAGCTCCTCCGTTTTAGGGCATGACCACGGAGATAAAAAAACTTCTAAAAAGAAGAAGGCCGACAAAATTTCCGTGCCTGGTTCCGCGATTGAAGCCTCCTCTGCTTGCATTTTAAAAGGCAGAGTTTGTATCAATATGTGTGTGGACATGTTGGCAGAAGGTCATAAGGAAATGGCGGATTGCCTTAGATCTGTAGAAGAGACAGTGGCACTTTGCGACGCATTCGTTGTATTGTCTTCATTAGGTTCTGCTTCTACTAAAAAATTAGCGTCCATCTGTTTGGAGTCTTGCGAAAGATGTGCAGTTCAATGTGATAAACACGCAGACCATCACGAAGAATGTAAGGCATGTTCCGAAGCCTGCAAATCTTGTATTTCCGAATTCAAAAAGTTGCTAGCCGCTTAA
- a CDS encoding GGDEF domain-containing response regulator → MFGPTKEKSESSATIGESDKILILDDAPENCQLVERILKKAGYGDVISTQSPETALEWLGLQGNPENKKDISLLLLDILLPGGMNGLDILRTLSSKEEFSDLPVIIITAIHDTQTLESAFELGAIDYVTKPFDAHELRARVRSTLRLRHEMLQRKQRERDLEEITDKLSEAYQTLLRVSRTDGLSGIWNRRFFDEILEVEWKRACRSEKPISLLLLDIDFFKKYNDTYGHQAGDECIRQVAGVLKNTARRAGDFPARYGGEEFAVILPETDSEKAMIVAENIRTRVQELKISHEASQTSEFVSVSIGISTRMSGKDKESKKFLEEADKALYKSKEDGRNRSTVFKD, encoded by the coding sequence ATGTTCGGACCCACGAAAGAAAAAAGCGAATCATCCGCGACGATTGGCGAATCGGACAAAATTCTCATTCTGGACGATGCACCTGAAAACTGCCAGCTCGTAGAAAGGATCCTTAAAAAAGCAGGATACGGGGATGTGATTTCCACCCAATCTCCCGAAACCGCCTTGGAATGGTTAGGCCTACAAGGAAACCCTGAAAACAAAAAAGATATTTCACTTTTACTTTTGGACATTCTTCTACCTGGAGGAATGAACGGTTTGGACATTCTTCGTACCTTAAGTTCTAAGGAAGAATTTTCGGACTTACCTGTTATTATCATCACTGCAATCCATGATACACAAACCTTGGAGTCCGCTTTTGAATTAGGTGCAATCGATTACGTTACAAAACCTTTTGATGCTCATGAATTAAGAGCAAGGGTTCGATCTACTTTAAGACTTCGTCATGAGATGCTCCAAAGAAAACAAAGAGAAAGAGACCTAGAAGAGATTACGGACAAACTTTCGGAAGCGTATCAAACTTTGCTTAGAGTCTCTAGAACAGACGGTCTGTCCGGAATTTGGAATAGAAGATTTTTCGACGAGATCTTAGAAGTAGAATGGAAGAGAGCATGTCGTTCCGAAAAACCGATCTCTTTACTTTTATTAGATATAGATTTTTTCAAAAAGTATAATGATACATACGGTCACCAAGCTGGGGATGAATGTATCCGTCAGGTTGCAGGTGTTTTAAAAAATACTGCAAGAAGAGCAGGGGATTTTCCCGCTCGTTATGGTGGAGAAGAGTTTGCGGTGATCTTGCCTGAAACCGATTCGGAGAAAGCGATGATCGTGGCGGAGAATATCCGAACTCGCGTCCAAGAACTAAAGATCTCTCATGAAGCTTCCCAAACTTCCGAATTTGTTTCCGTGAGTATCGGGATCAGCACTCGTATGTCCGGAAAAGATAAAGAAAGCAAAAAGTTTTTGGAAGAAGCAGACAAGGCACTCTATAAATCCAAAGAAGATGGAAGAAATAGAAGCACTGTCTTCAAAGATTAA